In the genome of Pontibacter actiniarum, the window CGTACTGCCGGTGTGGCGCCAGGATAGGCTGGTAGACCTGGCCCTGGAACTGGAAAGCTAAAAGGAGGAGGGGTTGCCCCTCCTCCTTTTTTATTACTTCAGCTTCTCGTTTTGCTTATGCCGTTCGCTGTCGCGTTCGGTTTTCTTGTGCAGGTTCTTCTCCAGCGCCTCCGTCAGGTTTACGCCGGTTTGGTTGGCCAGGCAGATCAGCACAAACAGTACGTCGGCCAGCTCGTCGCCTAACTGCTTGCCTTCATCGCTCTTCTTAAACGACTGCTCTCCGTACTGCCTCGAGATAATCCGGGCCACCTCGCCCACCTCTTCTGTCAGTATGGCCATGTTCGTTAGTTCGTTAAAGTAGCGAACCCCGTTTTCTTTGATCCACTTATCTACAATGGCTTGTGCTTCGGCTATGGTCATGGCTAAAATAGGTCTTTCTGTTTGGTGTCCATCACAATGGTTACGGGGCCGTCGTTCCGCAGCGACACCTTCATGTCGGCTCCGAACTCCCCGGTCTGCACCGGCTTTCCCAGTGCCTGCTCCATCAGTTCCACAAAGCGCTCATACAAGGGGACAGCAACGGCAGGAGGGGCCGCATAGATATAAGAGGGACGGTTGCCCTTCTTTGTGCTGGCGTAAAGTGTGAACTGGCTGATGACAAGCACTTCGCCGTTGACATCTTTTATACTTAGGTTCATCTTATCTTCTGTGTCGGAGAAGATGCGCAGCCCTGCCACTTTACCGGCCATCCATTTCAGGTCTTCTTCGGTGTCGTCGGCGGTAAAGCCTGCCAGCAGCAGCAAGCCCAGACCGATCTGGCCTTTTACCGTGCCTTCAATCTCTACTGCAGCCTGTGTTACCCGCTGAATAACAATTCGCATAACATGTTTGCTTTTGGTTCTGGGCAAATATAAGGCGAAGGGGGCAGAGTTATAAGCTTAGAGAGAAGAGTTGTGCTGTAGCGAGTGCCCTGGCTGTCTTTTTCTGCGTGTTCGGGCAGGCCGTTCAGGCGAACCTCTCCGAGCCCCGCCTGGACATTGCTCGTGAGCCCTGCCTCGGCTGTGAACGCTTTTCAGGGCGGCAGCTTGGAAGAACAGCTTAGTGCAAGTGGCATCAACAGCAGCTACGCAAGTATAAGCAGTGGCAGCCGGAGGCACAGGCGGATATCCACGCCACGGGAGAAAGTACAGGCAGATGTGTTGATGCGGTTTTGCCGCCACCTGCACCGGTTGCCGCTAGTCTACATAGCCATCATACTTGATTCGGCTCACTTTCCCTTTCTGCAAGTAAAAGTGCAGTGTTATAGGCGCGCCTTCACGGTTAGAGGCTACAATCTCGTTGGGGGTCTGCATGATTCTGATATCTGATCCCTGGCCTTTCAGGCTTTTCATCAGTTCGGCCTGGCTCATACCCACCCGCAGGTTGTTTCGCAGCGACACGCTGGCGCTGCGAATGTCGGCGGCCTGCAGGTGCAGGTCCCCTGAGTGGGTCGGCGCGTAAAACTCCATCATTGAGTTGCCGAAGCGGATTGTGTAGATGGTGTCCGTTACGTCAGGGTTGTGCAGGTTCTCGATGGCATCGGCATCAACGGTGAAATCAGCATCGATGCGGTCGAAGTAGGTGCTCAGGTTGTTGCTCTGCTGGCGGTTGGCCACAAAGGGGTTGCCCAGCAGGCTGGTGGTGGCGCGCTCCAGCGAGCGGCTGGCAGCGAGTGTGTCGGGCGAGGCGGCGGTGCGGCGTTCGCGCGGCATATCGGTCTCCTCGTCTGCCGTACTGTCGGTAGAGCAGGCGGAGGCAATAGTATGGACAAGCAACAGCAGCACGAGCAACCGTAGCGTAAGGCTATACTTGTGGCGTAAGCTGCTGTTTAGGCGGTAAAACATAGTGAACGATGTATATTAAAAAAGTGCAGGTATTAACTATACGTACATACGAGTATTTACCGCCCAAAAGTTATAGTATAAACAGCTGCCGTTGGTTTGCTTAGGCCCGGGATATAGTATAATTTGGCAGCAAAGATGGTAAAAAATGGAAACACAGCAAATAGCGCTCATCACATATAAAAGCACGGGCAACTACACAGGCGTATCCGAGGAAGAAAACAGTAAACTGCTGGGTTTGTTGCAGGAAAAAGGGCTGCATGTGGCGCTCGAAATCTGGGACGACCCGGCGGTGGACTGGGCGAAGTATGACCTGGTGGTGCTGAAGTCGCCCTGGGACTACTTCGATAAGATTGAAGCCTTTTATACCTGGCTGGATAAGCTGGAGGAGCTCGGCGTGCGGGTGCTAAATCCAATCCGGACAGTGCGCTGGAACGCCGATAAGCGTTACCTGGTGGAGCTGCAGGAGCAGGGGGTAAAGGTGGTGCCAAGCGTGTGGCTGGAGCAGGGAACGCAGCTGGATGTGGCGGCGACCCTCGCGCAGCTGCAGTCGGAGCGGATCATCGTGAAACCGGCCGTTAGCGGCGGAGCCAAAAATACCTTTGCCCTGACCCGTGCAGAGGCCGGGGCCAAAGCAGAAAGTATAAACGAGCTGTTGCAGCAGGAAAGCTTCCTGGCGCAGCCTTTCATCCCCGAGATACAGACCCAGGGAGAGTGGTCTTTCCTGTTCTTTAACGGAGCGTACAGCCACACCGTGCTTAAAACCGCCAAGCCCGGCGATTTCAGGGTGCAGCACTTCTTTGGCGGCACCGTGCACACGCCGGAGCCACCGGCACACCTGCTGGAGGCGGCCCACAACCTGGTAGACGCCTATGCCTCCGGCTGCCTCTACGCCCGCGTAGACGGTGTGGAGCTAAACGGAGAACTCGTGCTGATGGAGCTGGAGCTGATCGAGCCCTTCCTGTTTATGGCTACCAGCGAGGGGGCGTTTGAGCGCTACTACGAGGCGTTGTTAGAGCAGCTGCAGCAACCGTCAGCAAGTATGGCCTAGGCCTTTCCAGGGCTGTGGAAAATCAGCATCGGCACCTGCATCTCCAGCACGAGCTTTTTACTGAGGCTTGGCTGGAAAATGCTGCTGAGCAGGGAGCGCTGGTGGTTGTTAACGGCGATCAGCTCCACTTTCTCCCGGGCCACAAACTCCTGCAGTGCCTCGGCCACATCATCTCCCTGCAGCAATGCGAACTGCAGTGCGTGGTTGGGCAGTTCCTGGTTCAGCCTGTCTTCCAGTTGCGCCAGCTTTCGGGTGTCCTTTTCCTCGGAGCTGTCGGTGCCGATGTGGGCGCAAACAATAATCGGGTTAAATGCCCGCAGGAGCAGCTGTAGGGAGGCAAGCGCCTGTGCGTCGGTTTTGTCGAAGTCGGTGGCGTAGAGGATGCGGCGGAGGCTGCGGCCCTGGTAGCTCTCGGGCACGGTCAGCAGCGGCACCTTAGCGTCATCGATCATCTTGGTGGTAACTGTGCCGAAGAAGGAGCGGACAAAGTTGTCCTCGCCTTTGGTGCCCATCACGAGCAGGTCGGGCTTAAAGCGTTTGATCTCCTCCGGAATAACGTCTTCCGGCATGCCGTTGATAAAGGCCCGCTTCAGGTGCACATGCTGCCCGTGCGCGTTGGCTTTTGCCTGCAGCTCCTCGTACAGCTCGTCCAGCCCGGCGTGCTCGTCTGTCTGGTTGCGATGCAGCACGCGGTCTGTCACCTCCTCGGAGCCGGGGCTAAGCGGGCTGCGGCCGGTGTCGGAGAAGGGGTTCTCGAGCTCGGGCTCCAGCAGGTAATCGCTGAAACAGTGGAGCAGCAGCAGCTCGGCTTCCGGTGCGGCGGCGGCCACGTGCATGGCATAGTCGCAGGCGTTGGAGGAGCTGGCGGTTAAATCTACGGGTAGGAGTATTCTGAACATGTGTCTTGTTTTTAGGCTTGGCTGTTGTATACGTGGCGAGGTAGAAAAGGAGTTGTGCCGGGTGCGGGCAGCCTTATCCAACAGAGGCTCGGGGAAGTTCCAAAAATTACATTAGTTTTGTAGCTCGAAAACGCTTGGCATGCCAAAACGCATCGTATTCTTCTTCATCGGCTTTGTTATACTTGCCTCGCTGGCCTACTATGGCTTTAACCGCTGGAAGGGCTCCAGGGAGAAGGTAGACCTATGGACGCTGGTGCCTGACGATGCGGCGCTGGTGCTGGAAACCCAGAACCACCAGGAACTGATGGAGCATTTGCAGGAGACGGAGCTGTGGCAGAGCTTTTCGCTGCTCCCCTTTGCCCAGCGCTTCGAGGAAGACATGGCCTACCTCGACAGCATATCTCCCGGAAGCCAGCGCCTCACCCGCTTTCTGAACGAAAAAAACATACTTACCTCCCTGCACGTGACAGGCAAGACGGAGGTGGCCTTTGTCTTCTATGTGCCGGTCAGCTCTGTGGGGGAGCACCGCTTTCTGCGGACGCTCTCGGAGAACATCAACAAGAGCGATATTTTTGAGGAGGACTCGCGGGATTACCAGGGCATGCTGCTCACCGACATAAAGAACAACCGCAACGGCAGAAGCTTCACCTATTTTACCTACCATAACAACATCATCCTGAGTGAGTCCCCGGTGCTGGTGGAGGAGATTGTGCGGCGCATTACCAGGGGCAAGCCCAAATCTATCGCAGCCGAGTTCCAGAACACGAACTACCTGAACCAGCCCGAGGTGTACGCCAACGTTTTTGTGAACTACCGTGCGCTGCCCGACCTGCTGGGGCTGTTCCTGGAGGAGAAGCTGATGCCGGAGGTGCGTTACCTGTCCACGCTCTGCCAGAACGGAATGCTGGAGCTGAAACTGGAGCGGAACAAGATATTTTTGAATGGATTCTCCACCCCCGAGTTGCTCAAGAACTCGCTGCACCGGGAAATGGAGCCACAGAAGCCGCAGCCGCTGGGCGTAAGGGCGTACTTGCCCAACCGCACGGCTATGCTGCTGCACTTCGGGCTGCAGGAGATAGAGCGCCTGCGCCAGCAGCAGGCAACCAACAAGTCCGTTTACGCGGCCACGCTGGACAGCCTGGCCCAGACGCTCAGCGATGAGGCGGCGCTGGCTTACATGGAGTCCAGCAGCGTTAGCCAGAGCCCGGAGAAGGTAGCCTACGCGCACATGGCCAACCCTGCGCTGGCACAGCGGCTACTGGATAAACTGAGCGCGCAGGTGGCCGGCGCCAAAAAGCAAAAACCGTTTGTAGAGAAGTACGGCAGCTACACCATTCAGCTGGTAAACGTGCCGGACCTGCCGCAGCAGCTGCTTGGCCGGGTGTTCCAGGGCTTTGAGCAGAGCTACGTGGTGCAGGTGGACGATTACCTGCTCATTGCCGAGGAGATGACGACCCTGCGGCAACTCTTGGATGATATCTCGGATGAGAACGTGTGGGGCAAGTCGGTGGCGCAAAAAGCCTTTCTGGAGGAGACCCTGCAGGAGGCGAACCTCAGCCTGTTTCTGAACACCGTCAATGCCTGGTACTTGCTTAACCGCTACACCACGGACGAGGACCGGGAGAACCTGCTGCAGAATGCCACCCTCATCAAAAGGTTTTCGCAGGTGAGCCTGCAGTTCTCCATTGTAGAGGGCCGCTATTACACCAGCCTGGTTATCCGGAGGCCGGACCAAAGCAAGGCAACCGGGCAGCAGGCGTTTGAGGAGGAGAAAAGCATTGTTTTCGATAAGCGGCTGGACACCCGTCCGTTCCCGGTGCAGAACGCCGTGGACCGAAGCCGCGAGGTAGTGGTGCAGGACTCGGCTAATGTGCTCATCAACGTAACGGCGTCCGGCCAACGGGGCTGGGTAGACTCGGTGGGCACCTCGCTGCGCAGCGGTATCAAGCAAATCGAGTACGGGCCGGATAAAAAGCTCCGCTTCCTTTTTATCACCGCCAACCGCATTCACGCCGTTAACAACCAGGGGCAGTCGCTGGAGAACTTCCCGTTTAACGTACCCGACTCTCTGAGCCTGCAGCACCTGGCGGTGTTCGACTACGAGAACAACGGCAACTACCGCCTGCTGGTAGACGACAACATGGGCAACCTCTACATGTACAACATGCAGGGGGCAGCTGTGCAGGGCTGGCAGCCGCGCCGCATGGACTATCGCCTGGCGGCGGAACCGCAGCATCTGCGGGTAGGCGGCCGCGATGTGATCCTGGTGCTGTTGGAGAACGGCTACGTGTACGCCCTGAACCGCGAGGGGGAAACCTACCCCGGCTTCCCGATCAACCTAAAGTCTCCGCTCACTTCCGGGGCTGTCGCTAAAGTAGGGGCAGACCTGAAGCGCACCGAAGTTACCGCCGTGACACGCTACGGCAGTGTGATCACGTTTAACCTGCAGGGCAGGGTGCTAAACCGGGAGCAGCTGCTGCGCCCAAGCAAGCGCGCCATGTTTGAGCTGGTGCCGGAGAGCAGCAACGGCCGCTCGTTTATTATCGTGCGGCAGGAGCAAGGCAAAGTGGCCGTCTTCGACCAGGACCTGAAAGAGGTGTTTGAGAAGCGCTACGTTACCTCCGCCTCCAAAATAGTGCAGTACTTCCACTTCGGGGGAGACCACAAGGTATACGCCATCACGGAAACCGGCCCGCAGAAAACATACCTCTACAATGCGGAGGGAAGCCTGATCGGCAACCGCACGCTGGAGAACAACCAACCGGTCAC includes:
- a CDS encoding universal stress protein; protein product: MFRILLPVDLTASSSNACDYAMHVAAAAPEAELLLLHCFSDYLLEPELENPFSDTGRSPLSPGSEEVTDRVLHRNQTDEHAGLDELYEELQAKANAHGQHVHLKRAFINGMPEDVIPEEIKRFKPDLLVMGTKGEDNFVRSFFGTVTTKMIDDAKVPLLTVPESYQGRSLRRILYATDFDKTDAQALASLQLLLRAFNPIIVCAHIGTDSSEEKDTRKLAQLEDRLNQELPNHALQFALLQGDDVAEALQEFVAREKVELIAVNNHQRSLLSSIFQPSLSKKLVLEMQVPMLIFHSPGKA
- a CDS encoding ATP-grasp domain-containing protein — protein: METQQIALITYKSTGNYTGVSEEENSKLLGLLQEKGLHVALEIWDDPAVDWAKYDLVVLKSPWDYFDKIEAFYTWLDKLEELGVRVLNPIRTVRWNADKRYLVELQEQGVKVVPSVWLEQGTQLDVAATLAQLQSERIIVKPAVSGGAKNTFALTRAEAGAKAESINELLQQESFLAQPFIPEIQTQGEWSFLFFNGAYSHTVLKTAKPGDFRVQHFFGGTVHTPEPPAHLLEAAHNLVDAYASGCLYARVDGVELNGELVLMELELIEPFLFMATSEGAFERYYEALLEQLQQPSASMA
- a CDS encoding nucleotide pyrophosphohydrolase produces the protein MTIAEAQAIVDKWIKENGVRYFNELTNMAILTEEVGEVARIISRQYGEQSFKKSDEGKQLGDELADVLFVLICLANQTGVNLTEALEKNLHKKTERDSERHKQNEKLK
- the dtd gene encoding D-aminoacyl-tRNA deacylase, with translation MRIVIQRVTQAAVEIEGTVKGQIGLGLLLLAGFTADDTEEDLKWMAGKVAGLRIFSDTEDKMNLSIKDVNGEVLVISQFTLYASTKKGNRPSYIYAAPPAVAVPLYERFVELMEQALGKPVQTGEFGADMKVSLRNDGPVTIVMDTKQKDLF